A genomic stretch from Hemicordylus capensis ecotype Gifberg chromosome 1, rHemCap1.1.pri, whole genome shotgun sequence includes:
- the LYPD6B gene encoding ly6/PLAUR domain-containing protein 6B isoform X2 translates to MLCNYSMPLLCHMLAVAFVQILIMSGNWILAKNINFYNVRLPIDPTPFPSSFKCFTCDSVVDNYNCNRWAEDKWCPQNTQYCLTVHHFTSHGRSTSVTKKCASREECHFVGCRHHRETGHRECVSCCEGMICNVDIPTNHTNAIFAVVHARRTSGSSSQAASILLLVFAIIAFLL, encoded by the exons ATGCTGTGTAATTACAGCATGCCTTTGCTCTGTCACATGTTGGCTGTTGCCTTTGTTCAGATCCTCATAATGTCAGGCAACTGGATTCTGGCCAAGAACATCAATTTCTATAATGTGAGACTTCCAATAGACC ctaCTCCATTTCCAAGCAGCTTCAAGTGTTTTACTTGTGACAGTGTTGTTGACAATTACAACTGTAACAGATGGGCTGAAGATAAATGGTGTCCTCAGA ACACACAGTACTGTTTGACAGTCCATCACTTCACCAGCCATGGAAGAAGCACCTCAGTCACCAAAAAATGTGCCAGCAGAGAAGAATGCCATTTTGTTGGCTGCCGCCACCATAGAGAAACTGGCCATAGA GAATGTGTCTCCTGCTGCGAAGGGATGATCTGCAATGTAGACATACCAACGAATCATACAAATGCTATATTTGCAGTTGTACATGCTCGGAGGACATCAGGTAGCAGCAGTCAGGCTGCTAGTATTCTTTTGCTGGTCTTCGCCATAATCGCTTTCTTGTTATGa
- the LYPD6B gene encoding ly6/PLAUR domain-containing protein 6B isoform X3, whose product MCSALDSLEEKQDIKVKEYWSMLCNYSMPLLCHMLAVAFVQILIMSGNWILAKNINFYNVRLPIDHTQYCLTVHHFTSHGRSTSVTKKCASREECHFVGCRHHRETGHRECVSCCEGMICNVDIPTNHTNAIFAVVHARRTSGSSSQAASILLLVFAIIAFLL is encoded by the exons gTGAAAGAGTATTGGTCTATGCTGTGTAATTACAGCATGCCTTTGCTCTGTCACATGTTGGCTGTTGCCTTTGTTCAGATCCTCATAATGTCAGGCAACTGGATTCTGGCCAAGAACATCAATTTCTATAATGTGAGACTTCCAATAGACC ACACACAGTACTGTTTGACAGTCCATCACTTCACCAGCCATGGAAGAAGCACCTCAGTCACCAAAAAATGTGCCAGCAGAGAAGAATGCCATTTTGTTGGCTGCCGCCACCATAGAGAAACTGGCCATAGA GAATGTGTCTCCTGCTGCGAAGGGATGATCTGCAATGTAGACATACCAACGAATCATACAAATGCTATATTTGCAGTTGTACATGCTCGGAGGACATCAGGTAGCAGCAGTCAGGCTGCTAGTATTCTTTTGCTGGTCTTCGCCATAATCGCTTTCTTGTTATGa
- the LYPD6B gene encoding ly6/PLAUR domain-containing protein 6B isoform X1, translating to MCSALDSLEEKQDIKVKEYWSMLCNYSMPLLCHMLAVAFVQILIMSGNWILAKNINFYNVRLPIDPTPFPSSFKCFTCDSVVDNYNCNRWAEDKWCPQNTQYCLTVHHFTSHGRSTSVTKKCASREECHFVGCRHHRETGHRECVSCCEGMICNVDIPTNHTNAIFAVVHARRTSGSSSQAASILLLVFAIIAFLL from the exons gTGAAAGAGTATTGGTCTATGCTGTGTAATTACAGCATGCCTTTGCTCTGTCACATGTTGGCTGTTGCCTTTGTTCAGATCCTCATAATGTCAGGCAACTGGATTCTGGCCAAGAACATCAATTTCTATAATGTGAGACTTCCAATAGACC ctaCTCCATTTCCAAGCAGCTTCAAGTGTTTTACTTGTGACAGTGTTGTTGACAATTACAACTGTAACAGATGGGCTGAAGATAAATGGTGTCCTCAGA ACACACAGTACTGTTTGACAGTCCATCACTTCACCAGCCATGGAAGAAGCACCTCAGTCACCAAAAAATGTGCCAGCAGAGAAGAATGCCATTTTGTTGGCTGCCGCCACCATAGAGAAACTGGCCATAGA GAATGTGTCTCCTGCTGCGAAGGGATGATCTGCAATGTAGACATACCAACGAATCATACAAATGCTATATTTGCAGTTGTACATGCTCGGAGGACATCAGGTAGCAGCAGTCAGGCTGCTAGTATTCTTTTGCTGGTCTTCGCCATAATCGCTTTCTTGTTATGa